In Antarcticibacterium arcticum, the genomic stretch ACACCTTTACTCATCTTTTTTCTTTTTCCTCAACAAAAATAGCATTAATTGAATTGCGCTTTTTCAAATATGCATTATTCCTTCCTATACTTAAATAATCAATTACTTCTTACGGTCTCCGGCATTTAGCGCAAATAAAATGCATTGCAATAAATGTTCAACAAAAAGAGGCTCTTCATAGGATGTAATTTCATGGCCTCCCCCGGTATAAACTGAAATTCCACCCCCATCCAGTTCCCTGTACCAGGCTATGGGATGGTTAAGCCCCATATTTCCACCCTCATAGGAATCTTCCCTTAGGTTTAACAGGATACGTATTTCCGGATTTATCATTTTGTAGTTATACCATTCATCTGCGCGGTTCCACGCTAAAGGTAAATGGGCCACACTGGGGTGGTTTGGTTGGACTACTTCAATGGTTGCGGGCTGCACTTTAGGGTGGTCTTTAAAGTATGCTCCCACCAGTCTTCCGTACCATTCCCAGTCATACTCTGTCTCTGCAGCGGAGTGGATTCCGAAAAAACTTCCTCCGGAATGAATATACTGTTCAAAGGATTCTTGTTGCTCTTTATTGAGCACATCGCCTGTTGTATTCAGGAAAATTACAAGGTCTAAACTCCTAAGTGCCTCCTTAGTAAAATCTTCACCTTTATTTGTATGCTTAACTTTAAAATTATTTCCTTTTCCAAGACCTTCAATTGCCTGCAATCCTGCAGGAATAGAATTGTGGATAAAACCTTCGGTTTTGTAAAATACCAGTACTTGCCTGTCCTGTGCCTTCATTGCGCTGAAAAGAAGCAGGCTTAAAGTAAATATAATTGGTTTAAGGTAGCGCATGGAAGACGATTAATTAGCTGCAGGAAGAGACATGATATACTTCTTGGGAGTAGTGCCAAATTTTTTTCTGAAGGATGCAATAAAATGGCTTGCGGTGCTGTAACCCACCTTTAAACCTACCTCATTCACATTGTATTCCCCGCTATCAAGTAACTTTCTGGCATATTCCATTTTATAATCAAACAGAAAACTATAAACTGAATCACCATAGATTTGTTTAAAACCCTCTTTTAGTTTTTTAAGGCTTAAGCCTATTTCATCTGATAGTTCCTGTAACGAAGGGGGCTCTGCCATTCTGGAGATCACAATATCCTTGGCCTTTCTTATTTTTAAGATGTTTACCTCATCACTTAAAAATGGGCATTGTTCTACATCTGGATCTCCTGCGCGGTTGAATTGCAAACTCAGCAACTCATAGGCCTTGCCTTTAAAATATAAAGATTTTATAGTAGGCATCAGGTTAAAATTCATCAGCTGGTTTAACACTATCGCCATGGAAGGGGAAATAGTACCGTCCTGGTAATATTTCTTATCCTTGTTCTCCAGGGTAAGAAAGGGGATAAATTTAGCTTCCTCAGAGAAAAGGGAATGGAATTTCTCTATAGATATGACCAGCGATATGAGCCAGGACTTAGCCTGCAACTCCAGATTTAAAGGCAGGTCCTGTTTGGGATTATACAAAAGCAAGGATTTCTCTTCCTCCAGGGGCAATTGATAATTGCCATTATTGAACAAAAATTTGCTTTTACCCTTTACATTAAAATGAAACTGGATATAGCTGCTGCTAATTCCACGGCTTATTAATTGAGGGGTATCAGCTTCATTCTGAAATTTTAAAATATAAAATCCATCCTCAATTTTTGTTTGATCAATAAACCCTCCAGCGATATTTTCTTCTACCAATTCCATAGGAAATTCCGGCTTTTATTTAGAAGCAGTCTAAATTAATTCAATACGAGCGCTTCATATACAACAAAAGTAGCCATTTTTACAAAGAAAATTCGAGATTGTATGATTAATATCAGGAAACGACACATTTAGTACTTTGAGCGTTATATTTTAAAATATCATTATCATACTTTTGTCCACAGATTACCCAAACAGGTTCATGGAAAATTATAATATCTCCAGAGGAAAACATTTCTATACAATTGGCCTTAGCTATAAAAAAGCTGATGCTGCTATACGCGGTCACTTTAGTTTAACTGAAGATGGCAAGAAAAACCTTTTAAACCAGGCAAGAGAAGAAGGCATAGATGGCCTTTTGGTAACTTCTACCTGTAACAGAACCGAACTTTTTGGATTTGCACAGCATCCCTTTCAACTTATCAAATTACTTTGCGAGCATACCCACGGTACGGTTGAAGAATTTGAAAAGGTAGCCTATGTTTATAAGAACAAGGAGGCGATCTCCCATTTATTCAGGGTAGGTACAGGTCTTGACAGCCAGATCCTGGGGGATTTTGAGATCATTAGTCAGTTAAAAAGAGGTTTTGTACTCGCCAAACAAGCCGGGGTAGCCAACCCTTTCATGGAACGCCTTGTAAATGCAGTTATCCAGGCAAGCAAACGTATTAAGAATGAAACCCAGATCTCTTCTGGTGCTACATCTGTTAGTTTTGCCTCTGTTCAATATATATTAAGAGAAGTAGAAGATGTTACCAACAAGAACATTCTTCTCTTCGGGACAGGGAAAATAGGCCGTAATACCTGTGAAAACCTTATCAAGCATACCAAGAACACTCATATAACCCTTATAAACCGCACCAAGGACAAAGCCGAAAAGATTGCGGGAAAATTCAATTTAAGGGTGAAGGATTATGCCGACCTGCAATCTGAGATACGGGAAACCGATATACTTATTGTGGCAACCGGTGCTCAAAATCCTACCATTAATAAAGAATTGATCTATTCTAAACGTAATCTTCTCATCCTGGATCTTTCTATTCCAAAGAATGTGGCAGATGATGTGGCTGAAATGGATAATGTGAAATTACTGCATTTGGATCAACTGGCTCAAATGACAGATGAAACTCTGGAAAGAAGGAAGCAATTTATTCCAAAGGCACTTGAGATCATTGCCGAAGTTGAAGGAGAGTTCAATAAGTGGCTGGAAACCCGCAAATTTGCTCCTACCATCAAAGCCCTGAAAAAGAAGCTCAAGACCATGAAGGACAATGAAATTGATTTTCAACGTCGCAAGATCGCAAATTTTAATGATGAGCAGGCAGAGATCGTGAGCAACAGGATCATTCAAAAAATTATGAATCATTTTGCCAATCACCTTAAAGATGATTCCAATACTACAGATGAAAGCCTGGAACTTATCCAACGGGTCTTTCAACTGGAAGATACCTACAAATGACAAAAACAATAAGAATTGGGACGCGCGATAGTGAATTGGCACTATGGCAGGCAAATACTGTAAAGGCTGCCCTGGAAAATCTGGGTCATACCGCGGTGCTGGTTCCGGTTAAATCTGAAGGTGATCTCAATCTTGACCAACCCCTCTATGAAATGGGAATAACAGGGATTTTCACAAAAACCCTGGATATTGCTATGATCACGGGGAAAATAGATATAGCGGTGCATTCCATGAAGGATGTTCCCACCGCCCTTCCAAAAGGAATAGTTGAAGCTGCAATATTAAAAAGAGCAAATTCTGCCGATATTTTACTTCACAAGGGCCTGGACTTTCTTAAAGGTGATGGAACAATTGCCACCGGAAGCCTTAGAAGAAAAGCGCAATGGCTGCATAAATACCCTCACCATAAAGTGGTTGACCTTCGCGGGAATGTTAACACGCGATTAAAAAAACTGGAAAGCAGTGACTGGGGTGGGGCAATTTTTGCCGCTGCCGGCCTGGAACGCATAAATCTCACGCCAAGTAATCATTTATCTCTTGATTGGATGATCCCGGCTCCTGCACAGGGAGCTATGCTGGTGGTAGCCATGAAAAATGATCCTTATTGTTTGGAGGCATTATCGCCCCTAAATCATGTGGAAACCGAAACCTGTGTTCACGTTGAAAGAGAATTTCTGCGCGTTCTTGAAGGTGGTTGTACCGCCCCAATAGGCGCACTTGCCATTGTAAAGGAAAAAACCTTGCATTTCAAAGGTGCATTGTTTAGTTTGGACGGGCGGCAAAACGTTCAGGTTGAAAAAACGGTTTCTTTGGAAAATACGCACAATTTTGGAAGAGATTGGGCCCTGGAAATTTTGAATAATGGCGGGGAAGATCTAATGAAAGAGATTAAGCAGGTTTTAAATTGATCTTTCATGCAAACCATACTCTCTACCAAAATGCTTTCTCCGGCTCAAAAAAATCTATTGCTTAATGCCGGTATAGGATTAGTAGAGTATAATGCCATTAAAATAGAATCATTAGATTTTAGGTGTGAAGATATTATCCAGAATGCCATAATAACCAGCAGGAATACAGCAAAAGCGATCATACGCCGAAATATCCAAATTGATAATGTTTTTTGCGTAGGCGAAAAAACAGCGTCCCTTCTAAATGAAAATGGATACAATCTCCTTGAAACAGCTGATTACGGAAAGGAACTTGCTGTAAAATTATTGGAAAACTATCGGGAAAGAGTTTACACATTTTTTTGTGGAGATAAGCGAATGGATGATATACCTTTAAGTTTAAAGAAAAATAATATTAATTTCAGGGAAATCGAGGTATATAGAACACATCTGGACCCGAAAGCTTTTGATCAGGAATTCGATGGGATTCTTTTCTTTAGTCCCAGCGCTGTTCAAAGTTATATAATGAAAAATGAAACTTCGAGCTCTGTGGCATTTTGTATTGGAACAACTACTGCCGCAGAAGCCAAAAAGTATACAGATAATATAATTATTGCCACCCGGCCAAGTATTGAAAATGTATTGGTTCAGGTGGTTAAAAAATTTAAAGTATGATTAATAATGATCTTTTTTTAAAAGCCCTTAATGGAGAAACGGTAGAACGTCCGCCGGTGTGGATGATGCGTCAGGCAGGTAGATACCTTCCCGATTTTATGAAGTTAAAGGATAAATACGATTTCTTTACAAGATGCCGTACCCCTGAACTTGCTACTGAAATAACTGTAATGCCAATACGCCAGATTGGACCAGATGCTGCGATTCTTTTCAGCGATATTCTTGTGGTGCCGCAGGCTATGAACATAGAGGTAGAAATGAAACCGGGATTAGGCCCATGGCTTCCAAATCCCATAAGGACCGGGGCCGATGTTGAAAAAGTGATTGTTCCCAATATTGAAGAGACGCTTGGTTATGTGCTCGATGCAGTAAAAATGACCAAAAAAGAACTTAACAACGAAGTGCCTTTAATAGGATTTGCCGGTTCCCCGTGGACCATCCTTTGTTATGCTGTACAAGGGCAGGGTTCCAAGAATTTTGATATCGCAAAAAAATTCTGTTTTACAAATCCTGTAGCAGCGCATGCTTTATTACAAAAGATCACAGATACCACTATTGCCTATCTGAAAGCAAAAGTTGCTGCCGGGGTAGATGCGATACAGATCTTTGATTCCTGGGGAGGTATGCTTTCCCCTACAGATTATCCCATCTTTTCCTTCAACTACATTCAGCAAATCGTAGATGCCCTTAAGGATGAGATCCCGGTAATTGTATTTGGAAAAGGATGCTGGTTTGCATTAAATGATATGGCACGGTCCGGCGCCTCTGCTTTGGGAGTAGACTGGACATGTTCTCCCAGAAATGCTAGGTACTTAAGCGGTGGGGAAATAACCCTGCAGGGAAATTTTGATCCTGCCCGGCTTTATTCACCTCCTGCAGAAATAAAGAAGATGGTGCATCAAATGATAGATGAATTTGGAAAAGACCGCTATATTGTTAATCTGGGCCACGGAATTTTACCTGATATTCCTGTTGAAAATGCCAAAGCCTTTATAGAAGCGGTTAAAGAATACAGACCACGCTAGATAATGAAATTTTTTGGGGTTATAAAAAATTTGAAATTCCGTGAAATAGTTAGTTTAACCGGAATATTCATTTTCTCACCCCAATATTTTTTGCCAACGCTGAGGGCAACAAAAAACACCCTCAAAAATTGCAATGTGCGTTACGGGGAATTGCACCATTCCAACGACCTCACGAACGCATACAGGCATGCGCTTTGGAATTTATTGATCTGCGAGGAATGCTTTAAGGTTACCGGAAATGTGGAAAAAACAATTAACTGGGCCCGAAAGATTACAGATCTCCATGAAGAACTGTCCCCCAATTTGCCGTTGGAGAAAGCAATGGATTTGCATAATAACCGGATTGGAAGGGAAATATTTAAAGATAGCTTTTACGATAAAAGGAATTCCGGGGAGTTATTAGATCAAAAAATGAGAGAAGCTGTAAAGATAGATCACATATCACAGCTGCAAAACAGGGAAACCCAACTGATATTTATAGAATCCCGTGAAAAGTAAGTTATGAAGGACAAATTCTACAGTTACATTCAGCAATTACAGGACAGCATTACTTCAGGGCTTGAAAAAATTGACGGGAAAGCAAAATTCAGGGAAGACCTGTGGGAAAGGGAAGAAGGCGGGGGCGGAAGAACCCGGGTTATTGAGAACGGGGCTGTATTTGAAAAAGGCGGTGTTAATATTTCAGCAGTCCACGGGCCACTTCCCCCGGCCATGCAGCAATATTTCAAGGTGGGAGAAGTAGATTTTTTTGCCTGTGGCCTTAGCCTGGTGCTTCACCCTGTAAATCCAATGGTCCCCACAGTTCATGCAAACTGGCGATATTTTGAGATGTATGATAAAACCGGGAATGTTATAGATCAATGGTTTGGAGGGGGGCAGGATCTTACACCTTATTACTTGTTCGAGGAGGATGCTACCCATTTTCACCAGATATGTAAAAGAGCTTGTGATGCTCACGACCCCCAGTTTTATGCCAGATTCAAGAAACAGTGTGACGAATATTTCTGGAACAGTCATCGCAATGAGGCCAGGGGAATTGGCGGATTATTCTTTGATTACTGTAAAGCTTCAGAACAAAGAAATATTGAGCAATGGTATGATTTTGTAACCACAGTAGGAAATAGTTTCCTGGAGGCATACGTTCCCATTGTAGAAAGACGAAAAAATTTAAATTATTCAACAGAAAACAGGAACTGGCAGGAAATACGCCGGGGCCGGTATGTTGAATTTAACCTTGTTCACGATAAAGGAACCCTTTTCGGTTTAAAAACCAACGGAAGGATAGAAAGTATTTTAATGAGCCTTCCTCCACATGTACAATGGGTGTATGATCACCAGCCCGCCCCCGGCAGCAAAGAAGAGGATCTGCTCAAAGTTTTAAAAAACCCAAAAAATTGGGTGGAATGAGATATTTATAATTTGCATTTTGCCTTGTTCAGTTTTTTTTACCACCAAATAATATTGGTACTGTTAATAAATATGCCGCTCCGCTGGAGCTCTTCTTTCTTTTGCAACAAAATTCCTAGAAATATGACGCCTCTCTGAGGCTAGATTCTTTAGATGAATCAAAAATAATTCAACTTGCGCAGGCTTAATTTAGTAAGAAATTATATTGGGTTTTTTGAGCTCCTCAGGAGCGGCATACTTATAAAAAATGGAATATTCCAAAAGAAGCTCCGGAGGAGCGAAATATTTATAGCGAAGCAGGTGTGATGTATTTATAGCTCCGGAGGAGCGGCATATTTATTTATAAACCGACATACTCCCCAAAAACCTAGTCTTTTAAATAGACTGAAAAGATATTTCGAAATTTATAATTATCTTATATATCCGATTGCTTTGAAAGAGCGGAAAATTTCCTGATAATGGCCGACACCTATTCTCAAATATATATTCAAATAATCTTTGCGGTAAAAGGGAGGGCAAATTTAATTCCTAACAATAAAAAGCAGGAATTGTATAAATATATTACCGGAATTGTAACTAACGAACAACAGAAATTAATTGCCATCAACGGAATGCCCGATCATATTCATATTTTGATTGGCCTTAAACCTAATAAATCTTTATCCGACCTGGTGAGGGACGTAAAATCAAATTCCTCACGTTTTATCAACGAAAAAAGATGGACAGCCGTAAAATTTGAATGGCAAAAGGGATTTGGTGCCTTTTCCTATGGGCATTCCCAGCTTAGCCGAGTCATACGCTATATAGAACAGCAGGAAGAGCATCATCACAAACTCACTTTTAAAGAAGAATATTCCCGGATTCTGGAACTCTATAGAATTTCCTATAATCCCAATCACACTTTCAAGGAAAATTAAATGAAATATGTGAATAGAATAGTGATAAAACTCTTTAAGACTTATGGAGGAAGGTTGACAAAAAAACGTCCCATAACTCACTGGTTTTACTTTCGGGAAAAAGAGGATTTGCTAAAGTTTGAAATTCACATGAGCCAAATAGGTTTTTCAACGCATTTTAAGGAATTAACAAGAAAAACCTCAAAAGAAAAATTACTTTTGATTGTTGAGCGAAACGAAAAATTAAATTTAGATTTCATCAATTTTGACACTGAAGAATTTCAATCAACAGCCAGAAAATATAGAGGGAGAATATGATGGTTGGGAAACACAAATTGATTAAAAAACAGAAGACATTATGTACCCACTAAGAAGAAACAGAAGATTACGAACCAATGAATCTATTCGTTCCCTGGTGAGGGAAACCATTTTAAGCCCCAATGATTTTTTGGTGCCTTTGTTTGTGGTTGATGGTAAAAATATAAAAGAAGAGATTTCCTCGATGCCAAATTATTTCAGGTTTAGTCTGGACCTTTTGGAAAAAGAGGTAAAGGAATTATGGAGTTTGGGATTAAGATCTGTATTATTATTCGTCAAGGTGGCAGACAATCTTAAGGACAATGCTGGAACGGAAGCATTAAATGCTGAAGGCTTGATGCAAAGAGCAGTAAAAACCGTGAAAAATGCAGTTCCGGAAATGCTTGTTATGACAGATATTGCCCTGGACCCTTATTCTTCATTCGGTCATGATGGGGTAGTTGCCAACGGAAAGATCCTAAACGATGATACCAGCCTGATCCTTGCCGAAATGTCCCTTTCCCACGCCAAAGCAGGTGCCGATTTTGTGGCGCCAAGCGATATGATGGACGGGAGGATCTTTGAAATAAGAAGTTTGCTGGAAGATGAAGGTTTCCACGATACAGGA encodes the following:
- a CDS encoding ThuA domain-containing protein → MRYLKPIIFTLSLLLFSAMKAQDRQVLVFYKTEGFIHNSIPAGLQAIEGLGKGNNFKVKHTNKGEDFTKEALRSLDLVIFLNTTGDVLNKEQQESFEQYIHSGGSFFGIHSAAETEYDWEWYGRLVGAYFKDHPKVQPATIEVVQPNHPSVAHLPLAWNRADEWYNYKMINPEIRILLNLREDSYEGGNMGLNHPIAWYRELDGGGISVYTGGGHEITSYEEPLFVEHLLQCILFALNAGDRKK
- a CDS encoding AraC family transcriptional regulator: MELVEENIAGGFIDQTKIEDGFYILKFQNEADTPQLISRGISSSYIQFHFNVKGKSKFLFNNGNYQLPLEEEKSLLLYNPKQDLPLNLELQAKSWLISLVISIEKFHSLFSEEAKFIPFLTLENKDKKYYQDGTISPSMAIVLNQLMNFNLMPTIKSLYFKGKAYELLSLQFNRAGDPDVEQCPFLSDEVNILKIRKAKDIVISRMAEPPSLQELSDEIGLSLKKLKEGFKQIYGDSVYSFLFDYKMEYARKLLDSGEYNVNEVGLKVGYSTASHFIASFRKKFGTTPKKYIMSLPAAN
- the hemA gene encoding glutamyl-tRNA reductase: MENYNISRGKHFYTIGLSYKKADAAIRGHFSLTEDGKKNLLNQAREEGIDGLLVTSTCNRTELFGFAQHPFQLIKLLCEHTHGTVEEFEKVAYVYKNKEAISHLFRVGTGLDSQILGDFEIISQLKRGFVLAKQAGVANPFMERLVNAVIQASKRIKNETQISSGATSVSFASVQYILREVEDVTNKNILLFGTGKIGRNTCENLIKHTKNTHITLINRTKDKAEKIAGKFNLRVKDYADLQSEIRETDILIVATGAQNPTINKELIYSKRNLLILDLSIPKNVADDVAEMDNVKLLHLDQLAQMTDETLERRKQFIPKALEIIAEVEGEFNKWLETRKFAPTIKALKKKLKTMKDNEIDFQRRKIANFNDEQAEIVSNRIIQKIMNHFANHLKDDSNTTDESLELIQRVFQLEDTYK
- the hemC gene encoding hydroxymethylbilane synthase produces the protein MTKTIRIGTRDSELALWQANTVKAALENLGHTAVLVPVKSEGDLNLDQPLYEMGITGIFTKTLDIAMITGKIDIAVHSMKDVPTALPKGIVEAAILKRANSADILLHKGLDFLKGDGTIATGSLRRKAQWLHKYPHHKVVDLRGNVNTRLKKLESSDWGGAIFAAAGLERINLTPSNHLSLDWMIPAPAQGAMLVVAMKNDPYCLEALSPLNHVETETCVHVEREFLRVLEGGCTAPIGALAIVKEKTLHFKGALFSLDGRQNVQVEKTVSLENTHNFGRDWALEILNNGGEDLMKEIKQVLN
- a CDS encoding uroporphyrinogen-III synthase, whose product is MQTILSTKMLSPAQKNLLLNAGIGLVEYNAIKIESLDFRCEDIIQNAIITSRNTAKAIIRRNIQIDNVFCVGEKTASLLNENGYNLLETADYGKELAVKLLENYRERVYTFFCGDKRMDDIPLSLKKNNINFREIEVYRTHLDPKAFDQEFDGILFFSPSAVQSYIMKNETSSSVAFCIGTTTAAEAKKYTDNIIIATRPSIENVLVQVVKKFKV
- the hemE gene encoding uroporphyrinogen decarboxylase, translated to MINNDLFLKALNGETVERPPVWMMRQAGRYLPDFMKLKDKYDFFTRCRTPELATEITVMPIRQIGPDAAILFSDILVVPQAMNIEVEMKPGLGPWLPNPIRTGADVEKVIVPNIEETLGYVLDAVKMTKKELNNEVPLIGFAGSPWTILCYAVQGQGSKNFDIAKKFCFTNPVAAHALLQKITDTTIAYLKAKVAAGVDAIQIFDSWGGMLSPTDYPIFSFNYIQQIVDALKDEIPVIVFGKGCWFALNDMARSGASALGVDWTCSPRNARYLSGGEITLQGNFDPARLYSPPAEIKKMVHQMIDEFGKDRYIVNLGHGILPDIPVENAKAFIEAVKEYRPR
- a CDS encoding DUF6973 domain-containing protein, translated to MKFREIVSLTGIFIFSPQYFLPTLRATKNTLKNCNVRYGELHHSNDLTNAYRHALWNLLICEECFKVTGNVEKTINWARKITDLHEELSPNLPLEKAMDLHNNRIGREIFKDSFYDKRNSGELLDQKMREAVKIDHISQLQNRETQLIFIESREK
- the hemF gene encoding oxygen-dependent coproporphyrinogen oxidase; this encodes MKDKFYSYIQQLQDSITSGLEKIDGKAKFREDLWEREEGGGGRTRVIENGAVFEKGGVNISAVHGPLPPAMQQYFKVGEVDFFACGLSLVLHPVNPMVPTVHANWRYFEMYDKTGNVIDQWFGGGQDLTPYYLFEEDATHFHQICKRACDAHDPQFYARFKKQCDEYFWNSHRNEARGIGGLFFDYCKASEQRNIEQWYDFVTTVGNSFLEAYVPIVERRKNLNYSTENRNWQEIRRGRYVEFNLVHDKGTLFGLKTNGRIESILMSLPPHVQWVYDHQPAPGSKEEDLLKVLKNPKNWVE
- the tnpA gene encoding IS200/IS605 family transposase; the protein is MADTYSQIYIQIIFAVKGRANLIPNNKKQELYKYITGIVTNEQQKLIAINGMPDHIHILIGLKPNKSLSDLVRDVKSNSSRFINEKRWTAVKFEWQKGFGAFSYGHSQLSRVIRYIEQQEEHHHKLTFKEEYSRILELYRISYNPNHTFKEN
- a CDS encoding ribonuclease E inhibitor RraB yields the protein MNRIVIKLFKTYGGRLTKKRPITHWFYFREKEDLLKFEIHMSQIGFSTHFKELTRKTSKEKLLLIVERNEKLNLDFINFDTEEFQSTARKYRGRI
- the hemB gene encoding porphobilinogen synthase — translated: MYPLRRNRRLRTNESIRSLVRETILSPNDFLVPLFVVDGKNIKEEISSMPNYFRFSLDLLEKEVKELWSLGLRSVLLFVKVADNLKDNAGTEALNAEGLMQRAVKTVKNAVPEMLVMTDIALDPYSSFGHDGVVANGKILNDDTSLILAEMSLSHAKAGADFVAPSDMMDGRIFEIRSLLEDEGFHDTGIMSYSAKYASALYGPFRDALDSAPGFGDKKTYQMDPANRDEAIKETFMDVEEGADIVMVKPGLCYLDIVRDIKNVVNVPVAVYQVSGEYAMIKAASEKGWLDHDAVMMEQLTAIKRAGANIIASYFAKDAVKFLNR